From the Synechococcus sp. HK01-R genome, one window contains:
- the sfsA gene encoding DNA/RNA nuclease SfsA — MPGQPLLEFEPLQEGVLLKRYKRFLADVRLDDGSEVTAHCANTGPMTGVLHPGGRVRLRYAPSPTRKLAWTWEQAEVAGADGSPCWVGINTALPNRLIRAAIEAGHLDTQLGAIGSIRPEVAYGADKRSRIDLLLQPDETAKDQRPIYLEVKNTTWSEGSLALFPDTVTERGQKHLKELSALPPEARAVLVPCLSRPDVTAFAPGDSADPRYGELFREALSAGVEVFPCAFQFERNGVFWNGLRPVQSHQSAIP; from the coding sequence ATGCCCGGCCAACCGCTTCTTGAATTCGAGCCCCTGCAGGAGGGCGTGCTGCTGAAGCGCTACAAGCGTTTTCTCGCTGACGTGCGTCTTGATGACGGCAGCGAGGTGACCGCCCACTGCGCCAACACCGGACCGATGACAGGAGTGCTGCATCCCGGCGGACGCGTGCGACTGCGCTACGCCCCCTCACCGACCCGCAAACTCGCCTGGACCTGGGAGCAGGCGGAAGTCGCAGGGGCTGATGGCAGCCCCTGCTGGGTGGGCATCAACACGGCCCTTCCCAATCGCCTGATCCGGGCGGCGATTGAAGCGGGACACCTGGACACACAACTCGGGGCCATCGGCTCGATTCGGCCAGAAGTCGCCTATGGAGCCGACAAACGCAGTCGCATTGATCTGCTGCTTCAACCTGACGAGACAGCCAAGGATCAGCGCCCCATTTATCTCGAAGTCAAGAACACCACCTGGAGCGAGGGGTCTCTAGCTCTCTTTCCCGACACGGTGACCGAGCGAGGGCAGAAACACCTGAAGGAGCTGAGCGCCCTACCGCCGGAGGCACGGGCCGTGCTGGTGCCCTGCCTGAGCCGACCGGATGTCACGGCGTTCGCGCCGGGAGACAGTGCTGATCCCCGCTACGGCGAGCTCTTCCGAGAGGCCCTGAGTGCTGGCGTGGAGGTCTTTCCCTGCGCGTTTCAGTTCGAACGGAACGGGGTCTTCTGGAATGGCCTCAGGCCGGTTCAAAGCCACCAATCGGCAATTCCGTAG
- the murJ gene encoding murein biosynthesis integral membrane protein MurJ translates to MARSLKRIALVVTYGTLLSKLGGLVRQLVIAAAFGVGAAYDAYNYAYVLPGFLLILLGGINGPFHSAMVSVLSRRPRQEGAQILATLNTMVSAVLLAVTIVLVLAADPLITLVGPGLSPELHQNAVLQLQVMAPMALLAGLIGLGFGSLNAADEFWIPAISPLMSSLALILGVGLLWGQLGASIASPAFAIRGGVVLAFATLVGALLQWLLQLPALARQGLARMRLVWDWRHPGVREVWQVMGPATLSSGMLQINVFTDLFFASGILGAAAGLGYANLLVQTPLGLISNALLVPLLPTFSRLTAPEDREALVARIRQGLMLSTASMLPLGALFVALGQPIVALVYARGAFDQQAVLLVTGLLMAYGVGMPAYLGRDVLVRVFYALGDGTTPFRLSLAGIGLNVVFDWLLVGGPTPWGPQLPFNFGAPGLVLATVAINLITCAALVLALQQRLGGLPLDAWGRDGLRLLLAAVLAGLSAWALSSGLDWAPDGMGRILQVALSGAIGLVVYALIGQASGVPEVREITHGLMRRFNRR, encoded by the coding sequence ATGGCGAGATCCCTGAAGCGCATCGCCCTGGTGGTGACCTACGGCACCTTGCTCAGCAAGTTGGGGGGGCTGGTGCGGCAGTTGGTGATTGCCGCTGCCTTCGGGGTAGGGGCTGCCTACGACGCCTACAACTACGCCTATGTGCTCCCGGGCTTTCTGCTGATTCTTCTGGGTGGAATCAATGGCCCCTTTCACAGCGCCATGGTGAGCGTGCTCAGCCGTCGGCCGCGGCAGGAGGGGGCTCAGATCCTCGCCACCCTCAACACGATGGTGAGCGCCGTGCTGTTGGCGGTCACCATCGTGCTGGTGTTGGCCGCCGATCCCTTGATCACCCTTGTGGGACCTGGCCTGAGTCCCGAGCTGCACCAGAACGCCGTACTTCAGCTTCAGGTGATGGCGCCGATGGCACTACTTGCTGGTTTGATCGGCCTGGGGTTCGGCTCACTGAATGCCGCCGATGAGTTTTGGATCCCGGCCATTTCGCCGTTGATGTCTTCCCTGGCCCTCATCCTTGGCGTTGGGCTGTTGTGGGGGCAGCTCGGTGCCTCGATCGCGAGCCCCGCCTTCGCGATCCGCGGGGGGGTGGTGCTGGCCTTTGCCACTCTGGTGGGCGCCTTGCTGCAGTGGCTTCTGCAGTTGCCGGCCCTGGCCCGCCAGGGATTGGCTCGGATGCGTTTGGTCTGGGACTGGCGGCATCCCGGGGTTCGTGAGGTGTGGCAGGTGATGGGGCCGGCCACCCTCTCCTCGGGCATGCTCCAGATCAATGTCTTCACCGATCTGTTCTTTGCCTCCGGCATCCTCGGCGCGGCTGCTGGTCTCGGTTACGCCAACCTGCTGGTGCAGACACCTCTGGGCCTGATCTCCAATGCCCTGCTGGTGCCGCTGCTGCCCACCTTCTCGCGTCTGACCGCTCCGGAGGATCGCGAGGCCCTGGTGGCGAGGATCCGGCAGGGTCTGATGCTTTCCACCGCTTCGATGCTGCCGTTGGGCGCTTTGTTCGTGGCCCTCGGACAGCCGATCGTCGCTCTGGTTTACGCCCGTGGTGCTTTTGACCAGCAGGCCGTCCTTTTGGTCACAGGACTTTTGATGGCCTACGGGGTGGGGATGCCCGCCTATCTGGGGCGAGACGTGCTGGTGCGGGTCTTCTATGCCCTTGGTGACGGCACGACACCCTTCCGCCTCTCCCTGGCGGGCATTGGCCTGAATGTGGTGTTCGACTGGTTGCTCGTTGGCGGCCCGACCCCCTGGGGGCCTCAGCTGCCTTTCAATTTCGGGGCGCCGGGCCTGGTCTTAGCCACTGTGGCGATCAACCTGATCACCTGCGCCGCTTTGGTTCTGGCCCTTCAGCAGCGTCTCGGCGGCCTGCCGTTGGACGCCTGGGGTCGGGATGGACTGCGGTTGCTGCTGGCGGCGGTGTTGGCCGGTTTGTCTGCTTGGGCGCTGAGTTCAGGCCTCGATTGGGCTCCTGATGGCATGGGTCGAATCCTGCAGGTGGCCCTATCCGGTGCGATCGGATTGGTGGTGTACGCCCTGATCGGTCAGGCCAGTGGTGTCCCGGAAGTGCGTGAGATCACGCATGGACTGATGCGTCGGTTCAATCGTCGCTGA
- a CDS encoding cytochrome-c oxidase, translated as MLIIEVTNAREVVRQRIGRLGERLIGKVVDAEAQVEKALIQELDTAFREFGIEARILSVQGPQVVGRQQLELPIQVREEREVRLSDD; from the coding sequence GTGCTGATCATTGAGGTCACCAACGCACGTGAAGTGGTGCGCCAACGGATTGGCCGGCTGGGCGAGCGGCTGATCGGCAAAGTGGTCGACGCTGAGGCCCAGGTGGAGAAAGCGTTGATCCAAGAACTGGATACCGCGTTCCGCGAATTCGGGATCGAAGCAAGAATCCTCTCCGTCCAAGGACCGCAGGTGGTGGGCCGTCAGCAACTGGAGCTTCCGATCCAGGTGCGGGAGGAGCGGGAGGTTCGGCTCAGCGACGATTGA
- a CDS encoding DUF3181 family protein, whose translation MSLDAASLRDLSNSLSDRLYLQIANWHLYLGDAGLAEALAIECSARMDQGAAVAARQALEAVQVPIGGGSTRLPLARLMPAAQLRDLEEILEEYCR comes from the coding sequence ATGAGCCTTGACGCCGCATCCCTGCGGGATCTCAGTAACAGCCTGAGCGACCGTCTCTATTTGCAGATCGCCAACTGGCATCTGTATCTCGGCGATGCCGGACTCGCCGAGGCCCTGGCCATTGAATGCAGCGCTCGCATGGACCAGGGCGCTGCTGTAGCGGCCCGTCAGGCCCTTGAAGCCGTGCAGGTGCCCATCGGCGGCGGCAGCACCAGGCTCCCCCTCGCCAGGCTGATGCCAGCCGCACAACTCCGCGATCTCGAGGAGATCCTGGAGGAGTACTGCCGATAA